The sequence CCACCAAAACCGAACGACGAGATCCCGGCTCGCCGCGGGTGATCCGACGAGGGCCACTCCTGGTGTTCGGCAACGACCTTCAAACGCATCTGCTCGAAGGTGATGTGCGGGTTCGGGGTGTTGAAATGCAGATTCTTCGGGATACGCCCGCGTTGCACGGCCAGCACCGTCTTGATGAAACCGACCATCCCCGCGGCGGCCTCGAGATGCCCGAGGTTCGACTTGGCCGCGCCGAGCAGCAGCGGCGACTGGGGGGAACGGCCCCGGCCCAGCACCGTGCCCAGCGCTTTGGCCTCGATCGGGTCGCCCAACAGGGTTCCGGTTCCGTGGGTTTCGACGTAGTCGACTTCCTGCGGGGCGACGCCGGCGTCGGCGTAGGCCGACCGCAGGACCGCCATCTGGGCAGCCGGGTTCGGCGCCAGCAGGCCGTTGGAGTGGCCGTCCTGGTTGATCGCCGATCCGCGCACCACCGCCAGCACCCGGTCGCCGTCTTGGCGGGCGTCGGACAGCCGCTTGAGCACCACGACACCGCAGCCCTCACCGCGAACGAATCCGTCGGCGTCGGCGTCGAACGCGTGGCACGCACCGGTCGTCGACAATGCCCCGCTCTGGTCGAACCCGCGGAACACCGCAGGGGACATCAGCAGATTCACGCCGCCGGCGATCGCGGTCTCGCATTCCCCGGTCCGCAGACTCCGGCACGCCAGGTGCAGCGCGACCAGCGAAGACGAGCACGCGGTGTCCACCGTCACCGACGGTCCGCGCAGGTCCAGGAAATACGACAGCCGGTTGGCGATGATGCTCAGTGCGCCACCGGCGTTGCTCCAGGCGTCCACGCTTTGCAGATCGGAGGACGCGTGGCAGCCGTACTCGGTGATGCTGGCCCCGACGTACACGCCGGTCTGCGATCGCCGCAACGATGTCGCCGGAATTCCCGCGTGCTCCAAAGCTTCCCACGCCACTTCGAGCAGGAGCCGTTGCTGCGGGTCCATCTTGACCGCTTCGCGGCTGGAGATGTCGAAGAACTCGGCGTCGAATGCGGCGATATCGCGCAGGAACGAGCCCCAGCGAGTGGTGCGGGCGATCGCACTGCTGGTCCCCGCTGACCCGTCGTCGAACGGCGCCCAGCGCTCGGCGGGCACTTCGGTCACCGCGTTGCCGCCGTCGAGCAGGAACTGCCACAGCGCTTCCGGCGAGTTGATGTCACCGGGGAAGCGGCAACCCAGACCGATCACCGCGATGGGCTCGTCGGTGCCAAACCGCCCGGGCTCGGGCGCCAACTCGTCGTCCGCGGATTCGGGCTCGATGAGGAACCGGGCCAATTCCGCGACCGAGGGGTGCTGCCAGAGTTCCACCGGTGAGACCTTGCGGCCCAGCAATTCGGACAACTCGCCGCAGAGCACCACGGCATCGCGGGAACCGACGCCCAGATCGTTGAGAGACGCGTTGAAATCGATGTCCTCGAGACTGCATCCGATGTTGGTGACCAAATAGTCAGCCAGCCAGTGGCGCAGTGCTTCTTCGTCAAATGCTGCGGTCATGCGGGGAACTCAATTCCCACTAGATCCCGTCCCATCCGGCCGGAGCCGATTCCACGCTGTCGAACAGCTCATTCAAAACACTGTCGGCCGACTCAGGCAGCTCACCGGTGGTGGCCGCCGCGTCGCCGCCGACATCGTCCTGCGGCAGCAGCTTGCCGGTCAGGTGCGCCGCCAGTGCCGCAGTCGTCGGGTGGTTCCACAGCATGGTGGCCGACAGCTCCATGCCGACCAGCGCTTCGATGTCGCGCCGGACCGCCATCGCCATCACGGAGTTCAGACCGAGTTCGGCGAACGGCCGGTCCAGCTGTAGTTCCGCCTCCGACATGCGAAGCTCACGCGCGAGAATGCTGCGCAACCCGACTTCCAGCTCGCTCAGTATCTCATCGGCGGGCAGCTGCGCCCAGTCGCGAGCCGGTCCTGCGTCGCCGGCATCGGCGGCCACCGCGCCCGAGGACGGCAACGGCACCATCACGGCCTGCGCGACGTCATAGTGCTCCACGTGGTCCCAGGCGGCGAAGGCTTCCGCCGGGGTGATGGGCCGCGAGCCCATCCGCTCGAGTTCGTGCAGCACGACATGTGCCTCGGCCCCGAAGCCCAGGCCCTTCCACGCCACCCAGTCCAGGCTGACGCTGTGGCAGCCCAGCTGGTGGCGGGCACGGGCCAAGCCGTCCAGGTAGGCGTTCGCGCTCGCGTAGGCACCCTGGCCAGGAACCCCGAACACCGCCCCGGCGGCTGCGGTCATGAAGAAGAAGTCCAGGCTTCCGGGCGGGAAGAGCTCGTTGAGTACCTGGGCACCTGCGACCTTGGGCCACAGTGTGTCGCGGAGCCGCTCGGCGTCGACCTCGGTGAGCAGTTGGCCCTCGGTGATACCGGCGGCGTGGATGATGCCGCGGATCGGCGGCGCGCCGGCGGCGTCGCGCCGGGCCAACAGGTCGGCCACCGCAGGCCGGGACCCGACGTCGAGAGCGGCCACGTCAACAGTGACGCCGCGCCGCTCCAAGGCCCGAATGGCGGCGATCTTGTTCCGAACGCCGGCCTCGATCTCCTCGGAGTCCCAGTCGCGCCGGGGCGGCAGGGCGCTGCGGCCGGCCAAGACCAGGCGCCGGGCACCGCGGTCGGCCAGCCATCCGGCCATCAGCAGGCCGAGCGCTCCCATGCCGCCGGTGATGAGGTAGGCGCCGTCGGGCTGGCACACCATCGGCTCGCGCTGCGGCGGACCGGAGATCGGCGTGAACGCCGGTGTCAAGAACTGCCCGTCCCGCCACACCAGGATGGACTTGGCCGGCGTGCGCAGGACGCCGGACAGCGCCGCAGCGCATGCGGCTGCATCGGCGGTGTCATCGCTGGGCAGGTCCACCAGCCCACCGCATAGCTGCGGTTGCTCGGCCCGGATCACGCCCGCCAGACCCCACAGGCAGCTTTGCCGCACCGCAGCGGCGGAGGCGGCCTCGTGGACGCCGTGGGTGATGATCCACAGGGCCGGCGGGTGAGCGTCGCGGTCGGCCAGTGTGGCCACCAGGTCGGCCACCTCGCCGGTCAGCCGAGCCGTGCAGTCCAGGTCGGACTCGCCTGCGGGGCCGGGGTCGGCGACGTAGACGACGTTCTGCGCCTCGGTGATCCCGACACCGTGGTGACCGAGCGCGCTCAGTCTGTCGCGCAGACGGTCGGCGGCAGCACCGCCACCGACCACCGTCAGGCTTCCCGGCTGGCCCGGGGCTTGCAGTTCGGCATCCCACGGCTGCCAGTCGATCGCGTGGGCAATCGAGCTCGGGTCGTCGGCCGAGGTGGCCGAGCCCAGCGCCGTGTAGCGCAGCCCGCGGATGTCGACACACCGGGCGCCGTCGGCCGTGGTCACGGCGATGTCGACGATGAGTTCGCCGTCGCCGCCGTCGCGCCGGTGCACAGTGACGCGGGCCCGGCCGTCGGCGGGCGCGTCTCCGAAACGGACATCGTCGACCGCCGCCGGCACCATCAGCTCCGGGTTGGCGTTGTCGACCAGGCGGGCAACGTGCAGCGCGGCGTCGAGCAGCGCGGCCGTGCCGGACTGGGCGGATGCGACGTCGGCACGCAATTCCGTCGCGCCGGCCCGGCCCGATGTCAGCGACCACTCGAATGGGCGGCCCTCACTGCCCCAGGTGAGCCACAGCGCGGTCACCGCGTCGTCATCGAAGGAGGTTCCGCCGGGGTCATTGGTAAGTGTGGAATCAGCAGCGGGCCAACCGGATTCGTTGAGTGGCGTGATCCGGGCGCTGAGGTGTTTGACCCAGCGGGCGGCCGGGTCGTCGGTCACCGATTTCGACGACACCGTCACCGAGTCGGCGTCGGCGACCACCTGGATGGTCCGCGGCCGGTCAACGATGATCGGGTGTTCGAAACGGATGTCGCTGACCGCCGAATGCCCGCTGACCTCGAGCGCGGCGTCCGACAGGGTTTGCAGCAGCACCGACGCCGGGACCAGCTCCACCCCGTTGTTGCGGTGGCTGCCGGGGTAAGGCTTGGTCTCCGGCGACAGCCGGGCTTGCCACAGGTGGAGGGCCGGTGTACTGCCGACCTTGATGTGGGTGCCCAGCAGCAGGCCCGGTCGGGGCGCGGATTCTGCTGCGGTGATGGAACTTTCGACCATAAGCCAGTGGTGGGTGTGTCGCCACGGGGTGGTCGGCAGTACCGGGTAGGGCCCCGACGGGTGCGGCAGCTCACGAGGGCTCACCGGATGCGCACCGTTGAGATGCTGGTGGAAGGCGACGGTGTCATCACCGTCGCGCACCAAAGTGGCGACGCTGCAGTGCGGCACCCCTTCCAGGATCTCGTCGATGGTGTGGGTCAGGATCGGGTGCGGGCTGATCTCGATGAATGTGCCGTACTTGTCGCCTGCGGCGGCAACCGCCTGGTTCACCCGGGCCGGCTGGCGCACATTGTCGGCCCAGTAGCCGGCGTCGAGCACCGGCGTGGGCCCGAGCGGATCCACCACGGTGGACAGGAACGGGATTTGTGGCATTTGGGGGGTGAGGTCGGCCAGTTCGGCGCGCAGTTCATCAAGGATCGGATCCATGAACGCGGTATGGGAGGCCACTTCCATGTTCACCCGCCGGGCAAACCGCTCACTCGCAGCCACCGCAGCGATCACCGCATCCACATCCGCCGGCGCACCCGCCACCACCGTCTGCCGCGGCGACAAATACCCCGCCACCTCAACACCGGGATACCCCGCCAACAACTCCTGCGTCGCCGCGGCATCCAACTCCAACAACGCCACCGCACCCTGACCGGCCTGGCGCGACATCAACGCCGACCGCACCCCGATCACCTGCAAACCCTGCTCCAAAGTCAGCGCCCCGGCCACCACCGCCGCAGACACCTCCCCCATCGAATGCCCAATCACCGCATCCGGAACCACCCCATAAGAACGCCACAACGCCGCCAACGCCAACTGCAACCCCATGATCACCGGCTGCACCTGCGCATCACCGGAAATCTCACGACCCTGCTCAATCACCTCACGCAGCGAAAAACCCACCTGCCGAACAAAAACCGGCTCCAACTCATCAACAGCCGCAGCAAACACCGGCTCATCGGCCAACAACCGACGACCCATCCCCACCCAATGCGAACCCTGACCCGAAAACACAAAGACAGTGCCTGGACCGGGCAGCACCGCAGCGGGTTCCACCACGCCTGGTGCGGATTCACCGGCGGCCAGTGCCGTGAGCCCCGCAAGGGCCTGCTCGCGATCGCGGGCGGCGACGGTGGCGAACTTCTGATGGCGGGTGCGGTGATGGTTGAGCGCATGGGCGATGTCGGGCAGCGCGACGTCGGCGCCGTCGGTGGCCATCCACTGTGCGAGCACCCCGGCGGTGGCCGCGATGCGCTCCGGCGACTTCCCCGACACCACCAACGTGCTCACCGGCACCGCCGGAGCCGCCGCAGCAACCTCAGCATCTGGGGCCTGCTCCACGATCACATGCGCATTAGTGCCCGACACCCCAAACGAGGACACCCCCGCCCGACGCGGACGCGACACCGCCGGCCAATCCATCGCCCGAGCTGCCACCACAAAGTTCCAGGCCCCGACACCGGCGTTGGGTGTCAACTGGGAGAAGTTCAGATGCCGCGGGATGAAACCCTGCTGCACCGACAACACCGTCTTGATGAACCCGGCAACACCCGACGCAGACTCCAGATGCCCCAAATTGGTCTTCACCGACCCCAACACCAACGGCGCCGAGGAACCCCGCTCACCAAACACCGCCGACAAGGCATCCAACTCAATCGGATCACCCAACGCCGTCCCGGTGCCATGCGCCTCGACATAGTCAATATCGGCCGGCTCCAACCGCGCCGACGCCAACGCCGCCCGCACCACCTTCTGCTGCGCCGGACCCGACGGCACCGTCTGACCCGACGACGGCCCATCCTGATTCACCGCCGAACCCCGCACCACCGCCAAAACCCGGTCACCATCACGCTGCGCATCCGAGAGCCGCTTGAGCACCACCACCCCAGCGCCCTCAGAACGCACATAACCATCAGCGGCGGCATCAAAGGTCTTGCACTGCCCATCCGGGGCCAACATCCCCCACCGCGAGGTCGCAATGCTGTTCTGCGGGGTCAACATCAAATTCACCCCGGCAGCCAACGCCTGATCCGACTCCCGACGCCGCAAACTCGCACACGCCAAATGAATCGTCACCAACGACGACGAACACGCCGTATCCACCATCATCGCCGGACCATGCACACCCAAGAAATACGACAACCGCCCCGCCGCAAAATTCGGCGCATTACCGAAGGGGGCATAGGGATCGATTTCTTCGGCGCGGATATTGCCGACGATATTGAGTGCGTAGTCGTTGGTGGTCATGCCCACGAATACGCCGGTCTGAGTGCCCCGGATCGCCTCCTTGGTGATCCCGGCATGCTCCAACGCCTCCCAGGCCACCTCCATCAACAACCGCTGCTGAGGATCCATCGCATCAGCCTCACGCGGCGAATAGCCGAAGAACTCCGCGTCAAACTCCGCCGGCTGCCACGACGTCAAAAACCCGCCCTCACGAGAACAAATCGTCCCCGGCACCGAATGATCCGACGAAAACAACGCATCGGCATCCCAACGATCCGCCGGAACCCGAACAATCCCCGAACCCTCATCACACAACAACCGCCACAACGCGGCCGGACCATCCACCCCACCAGGCAGACGACACCCCACAC is a genomic window of Mycolicibacter heraklionensis containing:
- a CDS encoding type I polyketide synthase, with amino-acid sequence MSEKSAAPVGGPDRRAIVAEALRKIDDLTARLAVAEAGDTEPIAVVGVGCRLPGGVDGPAALWRLLCDEGSGIVRVPADRWDADALFSSDHSVPGTICSREGGFLTSWQPAEFDAEFFGYSPREADAMDPQQRLLMEVAWEALEHAGITKEAIRGTQTGVFVGMTTNDYALNIVGNIRAEEIDPYAPFGNAPNFAAGRLSYFLGVHGPAMMVDTACSSSLVTIHLACASLRRRESDQALAAGVNLMLTPQNSIATSRWGMLAPDGQCKTFDAAADGYVRSEGAGVVVLKRLSDAQRDGDRVLAVVRGSAVNQDGPSSGQTVPSGPAQQKVVRAALASARLEPADIDYVEAHGTGTALGDPIELDALSAVFGERGSSAPLVLGSVKTNLGHLESASGVAGFIKTVLSVQQGFIPRHLNFSQLTPNAGVGAWNFVVAARAMDWPAVSRPRRAGVSSFGVSGTNAHVIVEQAPDAEVAAAAPAVPVSTLVVSGKSPERIAATAGVLAQWMATDGADVALPDIAHALNHHRTRHQKFATVAARDREQALAGLTALAAGESAPGVVEPAAVLPGPGTVFVFSGQGSHWVGMGRRLLADEPVFAAAVDELEPVFVRQVGFSLREVIEQGREISGDAQVQPVIMGLQLALAALWRSYGVVPDAVIGHSMGEVSAAVVAGALTLEQGLQVIGVRSALMSRQAGQGAVALLELDAAATQELLAGYPGVEVAGYLSPRQTVVAGAPADVDAVIAAVAASERFARRVNMEVASHTAFMDPILDELRAELADLTPQMPQIPFLSTVVDPLGPTPVLDAGYWADNVRQPARVNQAVAAAGDKYGTFIEISPHPILTHTIDEILEGVPHCSVATLVRDGDDTVAFHQHLNGAHPVSPRELPHPSGPYPVLPTTPWRHTHHWLMVESSITAAESAPRPGLLLGTHIKVGSTPALHLWQARLSPETKPYPGSHRNNGVELVPASVLLQTLSDAALEVSGHSAVSDIRFEHPIIVDRPRTIQVVADADSVTVSSKSVTDDPAARWVKHLSARITPLNESGWPAADSTLTNDPGGTSFDDDAVTALWLTWGSEGRPFEWSLTSGRAGATELRADVASAQSGTAALLDAALHVARLVDNANPELMVPAAVDDVRFGDAPADGRARVTVHRRDGGDGELIVDIAVTTADGARCVDIRGLRYTALGSATSADDPSSIAHAIDWQPWDAELQAPGQPGSLTVVGGGAAADRLRDRLSALGHHGVGITEAQNVVYVADPGPAGESDLDCTARLTGEVADLVATLADRDAHPPALWIITHGVHEAASAAAVRQSCLWGLAGVIRAEQPQLCGGLVDLPSDDTADAAACAAALSGVLRTPAKSILVWRDGQFLTPAFTPISGPPQREPMVCQPDGAYLITGGMGALGLLMAGWLADRGARRLVLAGRSALPPRRDWDSEEIEAGVRNKIAAIRALERRGVTVDVAALDVGSRPAVADLLARRDAAGAPPIRGIIHAAGITEGQLLTEVDAERLRDTLWPKVAGAQVLNELFPPGSLDFFFMTAAAGAVFGVPGQGAYASANAYLDGLARARHQLGCHSVSLDWVAWKGLGFGAEAHVVLHELERMGSRPITPAEAFAAWDHVEHYDVAQAVMVPLPSSGAVAADAGDAGPARDWAQLPADEILSELEVGLRSILARELRMSEAELQLDRPFAELGLNSVMAMAVRRDIEALVGMELSATMLWNHPTTAALAAHLTGKLLPQDDVGGDAAATTGELPESADSVLNELFDSVESAPAGWDGI